Below is a genomic region from Homo sapiens chromosome X, GRCh38.p14 Primary Assembly.
GAAGCGGAGGCACAGCGCCCCATGGTAGCTGTCCCGCAGCAGGGCCCAGGCGGTGACGGCAACAGGGGTCCGCTGCCAGCTGTGGCGGTTCAGCCAGTTCTGGAGGGAAACCAGGTAGTGGAGCAGGTACTGCAAAGACACGTGTGTCAGCCTTTAGGCCCACCAGCTGCTCTCCTCATGCTGACATAATCATATCAGCACCTGCTCCAACCCTCCAGCAGCTTCCATGTCCCTCAGGAAGAAGCCCCAAGGCCTTCTGCTGGCCCCATCTCCTGCCGATCCCACCCTGCCTTCCAGCAAACCCCATCTAGGGCCTTCGCACTTGCTGAGCCCTCTGCCTGAAACCAGCTCACCGTATGCACCTGCCCACTCTCACCCTCCAGACCCAGCTCTAGGGAAACCTACGAGGGCCACCCCCACCACAGTCCCTCTCCACCACAGGGCCCGCTCTGGCCACCATGAAATTCCTCGGGGCCTGGTGCTCCGGAAAGCACCCTCTTCATGGGCAGAACAGAAGGTGCTGCTCCCCATGCATCTGGCCTGCTGCCAAGGGCACATGCTGTCCTCGGCCACAACATCCAAATGACCTCCCAGCCCAGCTGCCAGCTCCTGCTCTCAGAACACTGACATTTTGCCAGAACCTCACACAATAAGACAGATGCTGCGAGCTCTCTGGACAGTCTGGAACACACATGCGTGTGACCCCAGCACACCATGCAGGAGGGATACATAGGTTACTTTCCACCCCAGCCCTGActggaaggaggggaaggggctggCAGGCTCCCAGCCACACCAAGCTATCAGTTCCCCATCTGGGCACAGATCACACACCCCTTGAGGTCTGAGTGCTGCTCTTTCCTAAGCCCTGTCGCCTTGACAACTCCACCCTGCAGCCACCAGGGCATCTCCCACCTTCCCCCAGGATGCTCAGCAAGCATTCTGCCCACTAAGACACTACTGCGCAGAAATCCCAGACCAGGGCTTTCCAGGTACTGAGGTGGGAGTGTGGAAGGCTGGAGGCAAGATTATAAAGGCAACACGAAGGGCCCATGCGGGTGGAACCGTCTCTCACCTTGGCTGTGGTGGTAGGTCCGTGAACGGAGTCGTGataaaatggaacagaaaaatatacacacaggAATACAAGTGGAAGTGAGGATGCCAGTGGACTGTGTTGGTTTTGGCATCCTGGCTGTGTTACCCCTGGGGGAGACTGGGCTAAGGGTACATGTCACAACTGCATGGGAATCTACAATGATCTCAGGAAGAGTTCcgatgaaaaagaatgaaactcctAGCCCAGAGCCCCAAACCACAACTCCTCCATCTCTGTCTCCGGCCAGCCTTCTGAGCTGCCCGTGCATGGAGCTGCGGTGCCCAGAGCATCGTGTGCCAGTCGCCTAAGCGTTCCACTTTTCCCTTTTACTGCTGTTTGAAATGGTTCTTCTGTTGAGACTCACACATTCCTAGAAGTTAAAGCATGCTGCTTGACTCAAGCGATTTGGCTTTCCCCATGGCTTCCTAAGCACAGCTGAGCTGGAGGCGTGCTCCGAGGCATCACAGCATCCCCTGGGGACGGGGACTCTGGCCGGTCACAAAACCAGCCTGCTTCCCCGAGGCCCAGCGTGCACACCATCTATATGGACCACAGGAGCTGCCACAGCTTCAGCGGGCAGCACGGACCCCGCCCACAGGTGAGCAGGCAGAAAGGCAGAAGCTGAAATGAGAATTGGCTGAGAAAACCCACAGGGGTGGGACGGGAGAGGCCGGGCGGCCAACCCAGCCACAAACACAGAGCCAGGAGACCCAGTTCCCAGCCGCAGCCCTGCTCTCCTTCTGTGCTGTGCTCTCGAGTATGAGATGGGATGCACTTTTGGGATAAAGAACAGAGACCATGGCTTGAGCCTCTCCAAACAGGCACCAGTTCCCCAGTATGTACCTTGTGTGGATGCTGGAAGGAGACCTGGAAGCGCAGAACTCTCAGCATGAGAAGCTCACACTGCACGATGCTGTCCCGGAGTTCCCAGAAGCGGGAGTCCAATTCCAGGGGCTCACCGCTTGGGTTAAAGTACCTGCGCAGAGAAATGGCAATGCTTCAGCAGCCAGGGCAGTCTCCTGAGCACTGGATGGCTCAAATTGCTTAAGTCACACAATGTCCAGATGCAAACTACATCGTCCATCTGCAGATTCATGGAGGGtcattttatttgggtttttatACAAAAATTCTTCATCTCCACATCTAGTGTAGAGAATGAAAACAGTAACCAACAGAGGAAAGAAGCCAGCTCCTAGTTTTAGCCAGATGGGCTGTCCGCTATCATTCAGCAAAATGTCAAGTGCAAAGACTGGCTGTTGGCGATGGCTCCAGAGGAACCGGAAGCTTGAGCATGCCAAGTCGGTTGTGCTTCCTGTTATACTCAGCCCGGCATTAGGGAGTCTTCATCACCTGAGGTGGCAATGCCCGGGGCTCTCACTCTGGGCCCAAGGAacgtatttttttaacttatttttactttttactttttgagacagggtcttgctctgcctttcaggctggagtacagtggtgcagccacagctcactgcagccttgacctcctgggctcaagcgatcctcccgcctcagctacccgagcagctggaaccacaggcatgcgccaccacgcccggctaatttttgtatttttggtagagacgaggtttcaccatgttgaccaggctggtcttgaactcctgggctcaagcgatccacccgcctcggcctcccaaagtgctgggatcacaggcgtgagccaccacgtccagccatcCAAGGAACATGTTTAAGCCTCTCATGGGAATGATATACTCCAAAAAGTGAACATTTCTCAGTTTTGTATTTCCCAGACCGTCTTTCCCTCGCCTTGGCGAAGACCCTGCATTCTGCCCCAGCAGGAACACACCTGCTTGGGCCGGCTGTGCCATGCCCACGCCACACCCACAGCAGGGCGAGGCTCCTAAGCAACTGGGACCTACCACCTGGCTGGGTCTGCACCCTCCCGCTGCAGGCAAGCTCTTCTGCCTGCAGCCATCCCTGTCTAAGACTTCCACAGAATCTTCTTTGACATGCCTCTCCAAGCTCCCTCTGCTGAAGCCCCGCCTCTGCCCTCCATCCAGCTTTCGAGGCTCCCCATAATCTGGCCCAGCGTTTCTCTCACAGACCCCACTGGCCTCTGACATCAGGCTCCTTCTCACGTTTGCTGCTACTGTTTCTGGCCCTGCCTGGTTCAAGGCCATCCAGGTACTTCCTTCCAAGCTCCATTGCTGGCACCTGGTGGGCAGGGCCCCATAGGAGCCTTCCCTGCCCGTCCCCCCCACCGGGTGGAGATCAGGAGCCCAGCCAAATGCCATTACCTGTTGGACACATTGATGATGTCACGAGTCCGCAGGTGCTGCTCTTCCACTTTGCCGGCCAAGTAAATTGAAGACATGGCAATCAGGTAAGGGTCATAGGCGTCCAGGTTGGTCTCGCAAAAGAACTTATGGTAAATGGTGCAAGCAGTGGCAATGGGAATGGACCGCATCCCTAGCTTGACACCTGCGGAGAGAAAGCAGGCAAGAGAGGACTTCAATCCAGCGCTGGCTCACTGCTCCAGTGAGGGGAGCCATTGGAATGGGCCCTAGCAGGTACAACCCTACTTGGACAAGGCTAAGAACTTCCAGCAGAGCCAGTGGCTCCTGCTGGGTCTCTTACTGGGCTCTCAGACTCTAGTGGGTGACCCAAGCCCCTGGGGATGGTGTTCAAATGCAGACTTCCCCTTTTGTAGGTCTGCGGCTCTGAGATTCTCCACTTCTGACAAGCCCCAGGTCATGCCCATGTCAGGGGTCTATAGACCACGCTCTGGGAAACAAGGGTTCCGAGGACCGCTCAGTTAGCAACTGGCATAGCAGCTTCTGCAAAACCCTGGAAAAGGACTATATGCTGTTGTGTGTCTGGGTTCACCTTAGCAAACAGCTAGCTAGAAGTCGCCCACCCCACAGCTACGACGACAGAAAAGAAACGGCCTCGTGGGTGCCACAAGTCCTGAAGTCACAGTGAAAGATTACACTGAGCACTGGTTTCGTAGTCCACAGGTTAGAAGAGGTGAGCAAAGCAAGCAGCGTGACTGCCAAGAGTAACCACTTGCATTGCAGAGAAAAGGCAATGTTTATGGCCACAGCCAGGCACCAGGGAAGGACACCAGCACATTGAAAAGTGGGCTGGGCATgctggtttacgcctgtaatcccagcactttgggaggctgaggcagaaggattgcttgagcccaggaattcgagaccagcctaggcaacagagtgagaccctgtctctacaaaaaagagaaagaaaaaaatttttaaggtgaACAAAACTCAAAACACCAGAGCAGGATTCAGTGGATTCTACTTAGGGGTTAAAGCCCATCCCCAGCCCATCCCTGAATGGCTCCTAAGAAAATCACTGCCCTGGTGCACAGAACCAAAACAAATTCACAACCACCAGGGTTCACAAGACAAGGTTAAATGACATCCACTAGGCCAAAACAGAAAGGCGAAGAACAACCGACAATCAACCATGAAATGACAGTCAGCATCCTCTGCCTAAGAAGGTAGATCAGTTCCCTAGGGCTACTgcaacaaatcaccacaaattcAGCCacttaaacaacacacatttatacTCCTCCGAtcctggaagtcagaagtccaaaactAGCCTAGAAAGCTAAGATCAACGTCTAAGCAGGGCtggctccttctggaggctccatgGGAgaatgtttccttgccttttccagcttctagaggagGGCTGCATTCCTTGGTtgctggccccttcctccatcttcaaagcttcTAACTCTGCTTCTGTCCTCACGTGGCCTTCTCTGACGGTGactcctcctgcctttgccttaTAAGGATGGGTGTGGTTACACCCAGATAATCTAGGATGATCTCCCATCTTAAGGTCTCTAATCACATCTTCAAAATCTCTTTTGCTATATAAGAtgacattcacaggttccagggattaggatagGGACATCTTTGGGAAATCAATATTTAGCCTCCTACAAAGGACAAAGGATTgtgtaatacattttataaagaagtCCCTCAGAAGGTCTAAACTTGTTATATAAAGACAATTCCTACCTGGGACCCCTCATTCCAGGAGATGCCAGATAAGGTGCTGTTACTGACATGACCTTCCAAGCTTTGTTTTACAGAGCAAACCCCAATTTACACGGACCCTCCGAGCAGACGGTAGCAGATGAGGTGTCACTGCCATCCTTCCCTAATAATAACTTTGCAACTCTTCTTGCAAATTACAGTAAATTTACATATCACTGGGATGAACAGTCCTGCAGCAGTCCTCAGACTCTCCGCCCACCTTGGGTAGAAAGCACATCTGCCCAACCCTTCTCCCCCAAGCAGTAAAGGTAGGAAATAACTACCCGCCAACTAACAGTATCTCCTATCAAGATACTGTTGATGGGCCGGAcgaggtagctcacgcctgtaatcccagcactttgggagggcgaggcaactggatcacctgaggccaggagttcaagaccagcctggccaacatggtgaaaccccgtctctactaaaaatacaaacattagccgggtacggtggcacacacctgtaattccagctactcggaagcgtGAGGAAGGATAATTGCTTTAgtccgggagacggaggttgcagtgagccgagatcacgccactgcactccagcctggccaacagagcgagactccgtctcgaaaaaaaaaaaaatactgttgatGGCTGGATGGAAACGATGTTTCTACAGAGATCTTAGCTTAATCACCTCGCCTGGGAAGCGCGGAGCCCAACACTACTGTGGATGTCCTGGCAGGGTTCGGAACAGGAGCTGCAAGCAGCCTAGGTCCCCGGAGTGACAGGAACCCTCGGACAGCGTTCTCCAAAAGGCTCCGCGCGACTAAGCGCCATAAAGTCTACCGGAGTGCAGGGCCGCGGGTGCCGGCAGAAGGCGTGGCGCACTGCGCAGAGCTGCGGGCGCCCGGGCCGGTCTCCGCCTCGCTGGAGGCCCAACCCGGCCACGTCCTCTCCTAGGGCCTGCACACCGGTCCACGCCATGGGGATACCTCGCGGCTCACTGCTCAGCACACCGGGCGCGGCGCAAAGGCGGAGGTCCTCAGCCCCGAGCAGGGCTTCCCGGCCTCTGCTACGGTGAGCACTCCAGAAGGCCGGCCTGGCCAGCCGGGCCCGCTCCGCGAAGCGGGCCGCGGCGCCGCCTGTCCTGGCCTCCCCCGGCCGCGGTTACCTGCCTCCATGATGAACCTCGCCACTCGGAAGTGCACCCTGGCTTCGGGCGCCGGCTGCCCCTCCGGGCCCCGCGCTGCAGGCCCCCCTCCGCCGCCCTCCGGGGCTTCCATGAGGCGCCGCGGCACCGGCGGAAGGAGAGGCGGCCCCGGCGCGCAGAAGCCGGCAGAACTGGAGGTGCTCGCGGCGGGCGCTGCCGCCCCACCCGGCCGCgtccggccccgccccgccccgcccctcgccgccccgccccgcccctcgccgccccgccccgcccctcgccGCCCCGCCGCTcctccgccccgccccgcccctcagGGCCCTCGCCCAAGGGTGAGCGCGCGCTTGCGCCACAGACGCTGCCTGGCCGCGCGCGCAGGCGCAGGCGCAGGCGCAGAGGCCGACACCACGGGGCGGCTGGTATGTGTCCACCGGCCCCTAGGCGCCTCGAGCCCCGCCCCTGGGAGACGCAGGCTCCTCCCCGCGGAGCGAGAGCCCGCGGAGCTGCTCCGAGACCCGCGGGAGGGCACCTCCGGTCACCCGAGCCGCAAATCCCCGCCGTCCGAAGGGGGTGTCGCCCCGGGCTGTCGGCCCAGCGTGGCTTAGGCCAGGTACAACCGGCAGCGCCCGCCAAGCCCTGGGCTAGGGACGCCTGCGGGAGTTCACGGGGAGGCGCCGGTG
It encodes:
- the CCNQ gene encoding cyclin-Q isoform 1 (isoform 1 is encoded by transcript variant 1), producing the protein MEAPEGGGGGPAARGPEGQPAPEARVHFRVARFIMEAGVKLGMRSIPIATACTIYHKFFCETNLDAYDPYLIAMSSIYLAGKVEEQHLRTRDIINVSNRYFNPSGEPLELDSRFWELRDSIVQCELLMLRVLRFQVSFQHPHKYLLHYLVSLQNWLNRHSWQRTPVAVTAWALLRDSYHGALCLRFQAQHIAVAVLYLALQVYGVEVPAEVEAEKPWWQVFNDDLTKPIIDNIVSDLIQIYTMDTEIP
- the CCNQ gene encoding cyclin-Q isoform 2 (isoform 2 is encoded by transcript variant 2): MEAPEGGGGGPAARGPEGQPAPEARVHFRVARFIMEAGVKLGMRSIPIATACTIYHKFFCETNLDAYDPYLIAMSSIYLAGKVEEQHLRTRDIINVSNRYFNPSGEPLELDSRFWELRDSIVQCELLMLRVLRFQVSFQHPHKYLLHYLVSLQNWLNRHSWQRTPVAVTAWALLRDSYHGALCLRFQAQHIAVAVLYLALQVYGVEVPAEVEAEKPWWQIYTMDTEIP
- the CCNQ gene encoding cyclin-Q isoform X1 is translated as MRSIPIATACTIYHKFFCETNLDAYDPYLIAMSSIYLAGKVEEQHLRTRDIINVSNRYFNPSGEPLELDSRFWELRDSIVQCELLMLRVLRFQVSFQHPHKYLLHYLVSLQNWLNRHSWQRTPVAVTAWALLRDSYHGALCLRFQAQHIAVAVLYLALQVYGVEVPAEVEAEKPWWQVFNDDLTKPIIDNIVSDLIQIYTMDTEIP
- the CCNQ gene encoding cyclin-Q isoform X2, giving the protein MEAPEGGGGGPAARGPEGQPAPEARVHFRVARFIMEAGVKLGMRSIPIATACTIYHKFFCETNLDAYDPYLIAMSSIYLAGKVEEQHLRTRDIINVSNRYFNPSGEPLELDSRFWELRDSIVQCELLMLRVLRFQVSFQHPHKVFNDDLTKPIIDNIVSDLIQIYTMDTEIP